In Uranotaenia lowii strain MFRU-FL chromosome 2, ASM2978415v1, whole genome shotgun sequence, one genomic interval encodes:
- the LOC129742821 gene encoding uncharacterized protein LOC129742821: MTKRASSSFTTPSSLILDSLSTATLRQINSVENENGRLLDLCFVNDGSQLATIELAPAPLVKLVPHHPALLLSLEISDVVTPIKKPASFFLDFKNADFVAISQTLDAIDWNSELESSDPNAAAMKFSHIINDIIDRHVPKRSAASDLRAPWVTKELRQMKALKNKALRYYLRHKSLHAKNQYRKLNAAYKKVSTRCYQGYLIRIQRGFKTRPKSFWQYIKDQRKESSLPSYMFLEDKSATSDLDICNLFADKFRSTFDSGSISTEQLTMAASNVPRQSTSFHHIVIDDDTILKATAKLKPSVSAGPDGISATFLKRYISHMLTPIKRIFQSSLTESTFPSIWKEAYMFPVYKKGDRRNINNYRDSFAMGSQTDVIYTDLTAAFDKVNHKIAIAKLDRIGICGSLLEWFHSYLVGRKLIVRSVIGAFGDIISRVSPMGNLRVVYNQNCVPYV, encoded by the exons ATGACTAAACGAG CGAGTTCTTCATTTACTACGCCCTCTAGTTTGATCCTCGACTCACTCAGCACAGCAACTCTCCGACAAATTAACAGCGTCGAGAATGAGAATGGTCGCTTGCTCGATCTCTGTTTTGTTAACGACGGATCCCAATTGGCTACGATTGAACTGGCTCCTGCGCCTCTGGTTAAGCTTGTTCCTCACCACCCGGCACTGCTGCTTTCGCTTGAAATCTCTGATGTTGTGACTCCTATCAAGAAGCCGGCATccttttttctcgatttcaagAACGCCGATTTTGTCGCTATTTCACAAACGCTTGACGCCATCGACTGGAATTCTGAGCTCGAATCTTCCGATCCAAACGCCGCTGCTATGAAGTTCTCCCATATCATCAACGACATCATCGATCGTCACGTACCAAAACGCTCAGCAGCCTCTGACCTACGTGctccctgggtcacgaaagagtTGCGACAAATGAAAGCACTCAAGAACAAAGCCCTCCGCTACTACTTGAGGCACAAGTCTCTCCACGCCAAAAACCAGTATCGCAAACTTAACGCAGCTTATAAAAAAGTAAGCACGCGTTGTTACCAGGGCTATCTTATCCGGATTCAGCGTGGTTTTAAAACTAGACCCAAATCGTTTTGGCAGTACATTAAGGACCAACGGAAAGAATCGAGCTTACCGTCCTACATGTTTTTGGAAGACAAGTCGGCGACCTCAGACCTTGATATTTGTAACCTCTTCGCTGACAAATTCCGTAGTACTTTTGATTCTGGTTCAATATCCACGGAGCAGTTGACTATGGCGGCTAGTAACGTCCCACGTCAGAGCACTTCCTTTCATCACATCGTAATCGATGACGATACCATCCTGAAGGCGACTGCTAAGCTGAAACCCAGTGTttctgcaggtccggatggcattTCAGCGACTTTTCTAAAACGCTATATATCACATATGCTGACTCCTATAAAACGAATCTTCCAATCATCGCTCACGGAATCCACGTTCCCTTCCATTTGGAAAgaggcttacatgtttccggtctacaaaaaaggtgacaggaGGAACATTAACAATTATCGCG acagttttgccatGGGATCTCAAACCGACGTAATCTACACCGACCTGACCGCAGCTTTCGACAAGGTAAACCACAAAATAGCCATAGCCAAACTAGATCGTATCGGTATCTGCGGCTCTTTACTGGAATGGTTCCATAGCTACCTGGTAGGACGGAAACTTATTGTACGATCAG